In Gordonia sp. SL306, the genomic window GCGACGCTGGACGCGCTGAGCTCGGCCCGGTCGCGCACGCTGGTGATCGGTGTCGATCTCGAACCTGCCGGTGCCGCAGCGGTGTTGACCGCCGATCGTGGCCTCAATGTGCGGACCAGCGCACGGGTGGCGCGGAGCCTGCCGGTGCGTACCCGCAACACCACCGGAGCCGTCCACGACTACGGCGATCCGCGATTGCTGCATGACCGCGGGCTGGTCGCGTCGTTGGCGGCGTCGTGGCTGGACAAGCCGACCGTCGTGGCCGGCGTCGACCGCAAGGCGGCCGCGCGGCTTGCCGAGGTCGATGCGGAGGTCCCGACGATGGGCGCGAGCTCGGGTCTGTTCGCCTTGGCGGCGATGGCCGAGCAGGAACTGTCGGGCAGTCTCGTCGCCGTCGAGCAGGCCAGTCTGTCGGGGATCTCAGTCGCCGCAGCTCCGGTCGCCGTGTACCGGCGCGACCTGGCGCCACGTTCGAAATCGGAGGAACCGGTGGCGTCGGACGACGAACTCCGTATCTCGCTGGCCGCGTACGAGCGGGCCTTCGAGGCCAAGGTGCGGTGGGAGGCCGGGAAGTTCACCGACAGCGAGGTGCTCGATTTTCCGCCGCGCTATCACGTGGGCACCGACGGCGCCCTGCGTACCGACTACGAACTCGTCCCGTTGCCTCGGGCCGGCGTCGTGTATTCAGAGGCGACCGTGCATGTTCCGGTGCCGGGCCTGCCATCGCCCTACTCTCTCGTCCTCGTCGAACTCGACGACGTGGGCGTCCGCGCTTTGGTGAAGGTGGCCGGAGCGCACGTGGGACTGGTTGGCATCGGCGATCGGGGCAGGCTCGTACTGCGCCGCCTGGCCATCCGATCCGGCGTGCCCGACTACGGATACGCCTTCGAGCCCGAAGAGGTGGCAGCATGAGGAAGGTCGCGGTCGTCGGGGCCGGAATGACCCCGTTCGCGGAGCATTTCGCGCTCGGTGTGAAGGATCTCGTCCCGATGGCGTTCGCGGATTGCGTTGCATCGGTGGACAAGGGGATCGACAAGCACGACATCGAGGCCGCGTGGTTCGGCGCGGTGGGTGCGACGGATGGTTTCGCATCGGGCATCGTGGCCGACTCCCTCGGCATCGACGGGATCCCGGTGACCCGGGTGGAGAACTCGTGTGCCACCGGCAACGACGCGATCCGCAACGCGGTGTACGCCATCGGGTCGGGTGCGGTGGACGTGGCCCTGGTCGCCGGCGCCGACAAGCTGCGCGAGACCGCGTCGAAGAACGTCGTCTGGGAGTGGGAGGCGATCTCGCGCGACATGGCGTGGGAGTACCCGCTTGGCCTCGTCGCCCCGGCCGGGGTGGCCCTGCACGTCAACCGGTACTTTCACGAATCGCCCGCCACCCGGGAACATCTGGCCATGGTCGCGGTCAAGAACCATCGCCACGGCGCCAACAACCCCAAGGCCAGGCTGCAGTTCGAGATCACCGCAGAGCAAGCGCTTTCGGCGCCAACGGTGGTGGAACCGTTCAGCGTCTACGACTGCGCCCCGCTGAGCGACGGCGCCGCCGCGATGATCCTGGTGTCCGAGGACATCGCCGACCGCTACACCAGCCGTCCCGTATGGGTGGCCGGGGTGGGCCTCGGGCTGGATTCGATGATGCACCAGCACAAGACCGACCTGACGACCTTCCCCGCGACAGTGCGGGCCGCGCAGCGGGCGTTCGCCATGGCCGGTGTCACCCCGGCCGACGTCGACGTCGCCGAGGTCCATGACTTCTTCACCGGCATCGAACTCATCAGTTATGAGGATCTGGGCTTCGCCAACCGGTTCGAAGGTTACAAGCTCCTCGAATCGGGCGACACCACGATCGGGGGCTCCCTTCCGGTGAACACCAGTGGGGGTCTGAAGTCCAAGGGGCATCCGCCGGGTGCGACCGGCATCGGCCAGTGTGTCGAACTGTTCGAACAGCTTCGGGGTTCGGCGGTGAACCAGGTCGACGGAGCACGGATAGGATTGGCGCAC contains:
- a CDS encoding OB-fold domain-containing protein — protein: MPNITSIGTYLPCWGVVDHRVAGDDEDAITLAVEAGRAALSGGASVDSVVLVSRDLPLTDSSNAAVLLAGLDLDPELEVTERLGGAPATLDALSSARSRTLVIGVDLEPAGAAAVLTADRGLNVRTSARVARSLPVRTRNTTGAVHDYGDPRLLHDRGLVASLAASWLDKPTVVAGVDRKAAARLAEVDAEVPTMGASSGLFALAAMAEQELSGSLVAVEQASLSGISVAAAPVAVYRRDLAPRSKSEEPVASDDELRISLAAYERAFEAKVRWEAGKFTDSEVLDFPPRYHVGTDGALRTDYELVPLPRAGVVYSEATVHVPVPGLPSPYSLVLVELDDVGVRALVKVAGAHVGLVGIGDRGRLVLRRLAIRSGVPDYGYAFEPEEVAA
- a CDS encoding thiolase C-terminal domain-containing protein, yielding MRKVAVVGAGMTPFAEHFALGVKDLVPMAFADCVASVDKGIDKHDIEAAWFGAVGATDGFASGIVADSLGIDGIPVTRVENSCATGNDAIRNAVYAIGSGAVDVALVAGADKLRETASKNVVWEWEAISRDMAWEYPLGLVAPAGVALHVNRYFHESPATREHLAMVAVKNHRHGANNPKARLQFEITAEQALSAPTVVEPFSVYDCAPLSDGAAAMILVSEDIADRYTSRPVWVAGVGLGLDSMMHQHKTDLTTFPATVRAAQRAFAMAGVTPADVDVAEVHDFFTGIELISYEDLGFANRFEGYKLLESGDTTIGGSLPVNTSGGLKSKGHPPGATGIGQCVELFEQLRGSAVNQVDGARIGLAHNVGGPTSVAAVTILSQDPRL